One genomic segment of Leptospira sp. WS92.C1 includes these proteins:
- a CDS encoding 7TM diverse intracellular signaling domain-containing protein has product MNSKLRKIRISFCMILIFSGGFSIFSQNDSSETFEPGAIMEGLDLQPYLTFYEDHTGKLSFPEVQKIFRSGRSIPLFNNSLGYSDAAIWVRIPVANPERATRNWVLQYEYSLIDSLQFFSTRDGVRPLVITGDTRPFSSRLAENRDFPFQLSEPPLSKNDYYIRIQSKSSLIVPLIAYSRTEFLEQTAQEYTTLGFYYGTMIVMFIYNLFLLITTRDKSYLYYSIFIFFDILFQMTLNGLSFQFFWPNNPEWGNICLPFFMFSAYLAACMFGKLFLESARVTPLTDKLYYPIMMLSGLGCVGSLTFFSYTFSVISSLVLLLVVLLLLLINSLQCVWKGHRPARFFLTAWFVLILGSFLYAMKAFGIFPDNFFTQWGLQIGSALEVALLSLGLADRIKQLSLTLENQAETLHQLKIRHEQTAVQYKNLYEGEEDFLFNLDAHGNITGTNKAVSSFIGFKAPDVIGKNFLELMYNTGGLEDAFKKLYVMERLEELSSTGKPIYFRADFLQKYLKEPKELQVRLQILEHDSGREILGRAYEPDQDLMGRFLDEERIFFSINNYLQNAELLSQRLTFNLVRFTDPTITLSIRTSLREMLINAIEHGNLNISIEDKAKALKNGNYFQFILTRQNDPYYREKKIFVEYFLSKQKVGYRITDEGKGFNHARMIQNALSKTNEIETASLQMRGIAYALSTFDVVKFNSTGNRVTLVKYFK; this is encoded by the coding sequence GTGAATTCAAAACTTCGGAAAATCAGAATCAGTTTTTGTATGATTTTGATTTTTTCCGGAGGTTTTTCGATATTCTCTCAAAACGATTCTTCCGAAACATTCGAACCCGGCGCCATCATGGAGGGGCTGGATCTTCAGCCCTATCTTACTTTCTACGAAGATCATACCGGCAAACTTTCGTTTCCCGAGGTTCAGAAGATTTTTCGATCCGGAAGATCGATTCCTCTTTTTAACAATAGTCTCGGTTATTCGGATGCGGCGATTTGGGTTCGGATCCCCGTTGCAAATCCGGAACGAGCCACTCGGAACTGGGTTCTTCAATACGAGTATAGTCTGATCGATTCTTTACAATTTTTTTCCACACGAGACGGAGTAAGACCGTTAGTGATCACAGGAGACACACGACCGTTTTCCTCCCGGTTAGCGGAGAATCGAGACTTCCCGTTTCAACTGAGCGAACCTCCACTTTCTAAAAACGATTATTATATTAGAATTCAATCCAAAAGCTCGCTTATAGTTCCCTTGATCGCTTATTCCAGAACGGAATTTTTAGAACAAACCGCGCAAGAATACACCACTCTCGGGTTTTATTACGGAACGATGATCGTAATGTTTATCTACAACCTTTTTCTTTTAATCACGACGCGGGACAAAAGTTATCTTTATTACAGTATATTCATTTTTTTTGATATTCTTTTTCAGATGACCCTAAACGGACTTTCGTTTCAGTTTTTTTGGCCGAATAATCCAGAGTGGGGAAACATCTGTCTTCCTTTTTTTATGTTTTCCGCCTATCTCGCCGCGTGTATGTTCGGGAAATTGTTTTTGGAATCCGCGAGAGTTACTCCTCTTACGGATAAATTGTATTATCCGATTATGATGCTTTCGGGATTGGGATGTGTAGGATCTCTTACATTTTTTAGTTATACCTTTAGCGTAATTTCCAGTTTGGTTCTTCTGCTCGTAGTTCTGCTCTTACTTTTGATAAATAGCCTGCAGTGTGTTTGGAAAGGGCATCGTCCCGCGCGTTTTTTCCTTACGGCATGGTTTGTTCTCATTTTAGGAAGTTTTTTGTATGCGATGAAAGCGTTCGGAATCTTTCCCGACAATTTTTTCACACAGTGGGGACTTCAAATCGGTTCCGCACTCGAAGTCGCGTTACTTTCCCTCGGACTCGCGGATCGGATCAAACAACTTTCGCTTACCCTGGAAAATCAGGCTGAAACCCTACACCAACTCAAGATCAGACACGAACAAACCGCCGTGCAATATAAGAATTTATACGAAGGTGAGGAGGATTTTCTATTCAATTTGGATGCTCACGGAAATATCACCGGAACCAACAAAGCGGTCTCCTCGTTTATTGGTTTTAAAGCCCCGGACGTAATCGGTAAGAATTTCCTAGAGTTGATGTATAATACCGGAGGTCTTGAAGACGCATTCAAAAAGTTGTATGTGATGGAAAGGCTGGAAGAGCTTTCCTCAACCGGAAAGCCCATCTATTTTAGGGCTGACTTTCTTCAAAAATATCTAAAAGAACCGAAAGAGTTACAAGTCCGCCTCCAGATCTTAGAACACGATTCCGGGAGAGAAATTTTAGGAAGAGCCTACGAACCGGATCAGGATCTTATGGGAAGATTTCTGGACGAAGAGAGAATTTTCTTTTCTATCAACAACTATCTCCAAAACGCAGAACTTTTAAGTCAAAGACTTACATTCAATCTGGTTCGTTTTACGGATCCGACCATAACCTTGTCAATCCGGACAAGCCTTAGAGAAATGTTGATCAACGCGATCGAACACGGAAATCTAAACATTTCCATCGAGGACAAAGCAAAAGCGTTAAAAAACGGAAATTACTTTCAATTTATTCTTACTCGTCAGAATGATCCTTATTATAGGGAGAAGAAAATTTTCGTGGAATATTTTCTTTCCAAACAGAAAGTAGGTTACAGAATTACGGACGAAGGCAAGGGCTTCAATCACGCAAGAATGATTCAAAATGCGCTTTCCAAAACAAACGAGATCGAGACAGCTTCTTTACAAATGAGAGGAATCGCGTATGCACTTTCCACCTTTGACGTCGTAAAATTCAATTCCACCGGAAACAGGGTGACCCTGGTCAAGTATTTTAAATGA
- a CDS encoding TraB/GumN family protein, with amino-acid sequence MAKTIEQKKKNKTSEPIQSFKLGKVPVTILGTAHISQKSIDEVQRIIREEKPDTICVELCNSRMRSVKDSEHWKKLDIFKVFKERKMYLLLSSLILSAFQKKLGKGSIRPGDEMRMAITEGERTKARIVPIDREVSTTLKRAWWNIGFFNRMFLLSALLTSLFVKEDISEEKIEEMKSEDVLKDLFSQLPKRYESIKNVIIDERDSYLAQKIRESAREGKKVFAVVGAGHLQGIMNHIHEEKDISQLDHIPQKTALDRWKGLLIPGIFLALIFTVFYFGGRQQGQEFVLRWILVKGGLAALGAIIALAHPISVVLAFLAAPVGNFNPVVKPGWVAALSESWLRKPLVEDFEKIAQDSEHWKGYWKNNVIRIFMVFMLPQIGSSIGTFIVTADLFRVLKGFL; translated from the coding sequence ATGGCAAAAACAATAGAGCAGAAAAAAAAGAACAAAACTTCGGAACCGATCCAATCGTTCAAACTCGGTAAGGTTCCGGTAACTATCCTTGGAACCGCACATATCAGTCAAAAAAGCATCGACGAAGTCCAAAGAATCATCCGGGAAGAAAAACCGGACACGATCTGCGTGGAACTTTGTAATTCCAGAATGCGTTCGGTCAAAGATTCCGAACATTGGAAAAAACTGGATATATTCAAAGTTTTTAAAGAACGAAAGATGTATCTTCTTCTTTCGAGTCTGATTCTTTCCGCATTTCAGAAAAAATTGGGCAAAGGTTCCATTCGTCCCGGAGACGAGATGAGGATGGCCATCACCGAAGGAGAAAGAACCAAAGCAAGAATTGTTCCCATAGACAGGGAAGTTTCTACGACCCTCAAACGCGCTTGGTGGAATATCGGATTTTTCAACCGGATGTTTCTGCTTTCGGCATTACTCACATCTCTTTTTGTAAAAGAGGATATTTCGGAAGAAAAAATCGAAGAGATGAAATCCGAGGACGTACTTAAGGATTTATTTTCCCAACTTCCAAAACGTTACGAATCCATCAAGAACGTAATCATCGATGAAAGAGACTCCTATCTCGCTCAGAAAATCAGGGAATCGGCGAGAGAAGGCAAGAAGGTCTTTGCAGTCGTAGGGGCCGGACATCTCCAAGGAATCATGAATCATATTCACGAAGAGAAAGATATTTCCCAACTTGATCATATTCCCCAAAAAACCGCACTGGATCGATGGAAAGGACTTCTTATACCCGGAATTTTTCTGGCGTTGATTTTTACAGTATTTTATTTCGGAGGAAGACAACAAGGCCAGGAGTTCGTACTTCGTTGGATTTTAGTCAAAGGCGGATTGGCTGCGTTAGGCGCCATCATTGCGCTGGCCCATCCGATTTCGGTCGTTCTTGCGTTTCTTGCGGCGCCGGTCGGAAATTTCAATCCTGTGGTCAAACCGGGCTGGGTTGCGGCACTTTCAGAATCCTGGCTTCGAAAACCGCTTGTGGAAGACTTTGAAAAAATAGCGCAAGACTCCGAACACTGGAAGGGTTATTGGAAGAATAACGTGATCCGCATCTTTATGGTGTTTATGCTTCCTCAAATCGGTAGCAGCATCGGCACATTCATCGTAACCGCAGACTTATTTCGTGTACTCAAAGGGTTTCTGTGA
- a CDS encoding chemotaxis protein CheD — protein sequence MLGKGTKIINVGIADLQGGQSPEILRTTLGSCIGVVFYAPEKKTGAMAHFMLSKDPGGKDSQKNPLKYAETAIPLLIKKMTELGCHPGDYSVRLFGGASMFKGVQSSFLQHIGEQNILTARTLLEQSKIPVIVEDVGGNDGRTISLYLDDGRILLKKAGFEKYLYKVR from the coding sequence ATGCTGGGAAAAGGAACGAAGATAATCAATGTCGGAATCGCCGATCTACAAGGGGGACAATCCCCTGAAATTCTGAGAACGACTCTTGGATCCTGTATCGGGGTCGTATTTTATGCCCCCGAAAAAAAAACAGGCGCGATGGCGCATTTTATGCTTTCAAAGGATCCGGGCGGAAAGGATTCGCAAAAAAATCCGCTGAAATACGCGGAAACCGCAATCCCCTTATTGATTAAAAAGATGACCGAATTGGGTTGTCATCCGGGAGATTATTCGGTGCGCCTTTTTGGCGGAGCGTCTATGTTCAAAGGAGTTCAGTCTAGTTTCCTTCAACATATCGGCGAACAAAATATTCTGACTGCAAGGACCCTTTTGGAGCAAAGTAAAATTCCGGTAATTGTAGAAGACGTTGGAGGCAACGATGGGAGAACGATCAGTTTGTATTTGGACGACGGACGGATTCTTTTAAAAAAAGCGGGGTTTGAAAAATACCTCTACAAGGTCAGGTAA
- a CDS encoding HDOD domain-containing protein, translating to MKEKIDQLFLNDAQLPRISSVVTKVMQMVQNQDVAIPDLAKEISNDPGLTTEVIKLSNSAYYRAAKPIKTVQESLMTLGTKTVKDIILLTASRGILKKDLKGYQVEGEDNWIHSLTVAELSKRISEQKKLKIGSDLAFTGGLLHNIGKVILADFFPMVIMTLREELKDHSTPFSELEKKHFGYSHEEIGAKLLEKWNFPKELVHVAKFYSHPDDEKEFPDLVSTVHVAHSISITAGVGIDIAGLSVPISEKALQEIGVTDSDLQMYYTVLPEIQKHIRELIQA from the coding sequence ATGAAAGAAAAAATCGACCAACTTTTTTTAAACGACGCCCAACTTCCGCGGATCTCATCGGTGGTTACGAAAGTAATGCAGATGGTTCAAAACCAGGATGTCGCAATTCCCGATTTGGCAAAAGAAATTTCCAACGATCCGGGTTTAACAACCGAAGTCATCAAACTTTCGAATTCCGCTTATTATAGAGCTGCAAAGCCGATCAAAACGGTTCAAGAATCTCTTATGACCTTAGGCACTAAAACTGTAAAGGATATCATTCTCTTAACGGCATCCAGAGGTATTTTAAAAAAGGATCTGAAAGGATATCAGGTCGAGGGTGAGGACAATTGGATTCATTCTCTTACGGTAGCTGAGCTTTCAAAAAGAATCAGCGAACAGAAAAAATTAAAAATCGGATCCGATCTTGCTTTTACAGGCGGACTTTTACACAATATTGGAAAGGTGATCCTGGCGGATTTCTTTCCGATGGTCATCATGACTTTGAGAGAAGAATTGAAAGATCATTCCACTCCATTCTCCGAATTGGAAAAAAAACATTTCGGTTATTCTCATGAAGAGATCGGTGCAAAACTATTAGAAAAATGGAATTTTCCAAAAGAATTGGTGCACGTTGCGAAATTTTACAGCCATCCGGACGATGAGAAAGAATTTCCGGATTTGGTGTCCACGGTCCACGTCGCGCATTCCATTTCGATTACGGCCGGAGTAGGAATCGATATCGCCGGATTGTCGGTTCCGATTTCCGAGAAGGCTTTGCAAGAAATCGGTGTTACCGATTCTGACTTGCAGATGTATTATACGGTACTACCGGAAATACAAAAACACATCCGTGAGTTAATCCAGGCTTGA